The window CCTGTTCCTCACCCGTTCGACCGTCACCAGCGACAAGACCGTCGAGTTCGAGGGCACCGAGTACCCCGTGATCGACGTCGAGATCTCGTCGGCCTCGCACCCGTTCTACACGGGCAAGCAGCGCATCATGGACTCGGCCGGTCGCGTCGAGAAGTTCAACCAGCGCTTCAAGAACTTCGGCACCAAGTAAGTCGCCGCGAGAAAGGCCCCGCTTCGGCGGGGCCTTTCTCGTTGCGCGTTGCGCGCGCGTTTCGTCTCGCTGCGCTCGCTCAACGACCGGCGGGGACCGCGCGTCAGCGCACCGGCCAGCTGCCGTCGAGCTTGTCGTCCGCATCGAGCCGGCCGATCTTGACGAAATACTCCGTCAGGCTCGCGGCTTGGGCGCGAGCCCAGGCGATCTGCAGGGTGTGCAGCTCCTGCGCGGTGGGCGGCAGCTGCGCGCCGAAGCGCTCCGCGAGCGCCTGTGCCACCCGGCCGGCGGCGACGGCGTCGGCGCAGGCGTCGTGGGCGCCCTCCAGCGGCACCGCGTAGTGCGCCGCGACGGCCTCGAGCGTGCGCTTGCCGCGCCGGAAGCGGTCGTGTGCCTTGTCGACGACGAGCGGATCGATGACCGGCCCGGGGGTCTTCAGCGGGCGGATGCCGTGGCGCACCGCCTCGTGCTTGAGCAGCGAGAAGTCGTAGCACGCGTTGTAGGCGACCACCGGGATGCCGGCGGCGAACAGGCCGCGCAGCGCCGCGACCACATCGGCGACCACCTCGGGCGCGGCGCGCCCCTCGGCACGCGCGTGCGCGGTGGTGATGCCGTGCACCGCGGTGGCGCCCTCGGGGATCTCCACGCCGGGGTCCGCGATCCAGTCCCGGGCATGCACGACGGCACCGGAGCCGTCGATCACGCCGACGTGGGCCGTGACGATGCGGTCGGTCTCCACGTCGACACCGGTGGTCTCCAGATCGAACACACCCACCAGCCGCGTCCACGCGGGAATGCGCTCGGGCTCGGGGAAATCGAGGAGCGGCTCGGGTTGCCACATCGTCATGCCCCAACGCTAGAGGCGGCCGGCGACATCGGCGGCGAGGCGCACCGCCAGGGGCTCGTAGACTCTATGGATGGCCGCCGCGCACCCGTACGCACAGTCGCTCGCGCGCATCCCGGTGCGCCGCCACGAGGTGCCGGTGCAGGGCGGCGTGACCGCCTACTGGGAATACGGTCCGGCCGATGCGGAGCAGACGATCGTCGCGGTGCACGGCTTCCGCGGCGAGCACCACGGCCTTGAGCCGGTGGTCGCCCACCTTGACGGCATCCGCATCCTCATGCCCGATCTGCCGGGGTTCGGCGAGACCGCGCCGCTGCCGCACCGCCGCCACGATCTGGCCGCTTACGCGCAGTGGCTCACCGACTTCGTCGCGGCGACCGCGCCCGGCGCGGTGATCCTCGGCCACTCGTTCGGATCGATCGTCGTCGCCGCGGCCGTCGCCGGCGGACTGGCGACCCCGCGCGTCATCCTGGTCAACCCGATCGGCGCGCCGGCGCTGGAAGGCCCGCGCGGCATCCTCACTCGCCTGGCGGTGTTCTACTACTTCGCCGGCGCGAAACTTCCGAAGTCGCTGGGTAGCGCGCTGCTGCGCAGCCGCCTGATCGTGCGGGTCATGAGCATGTCGATGGCCAAGACCCGCGACAAGGCGCTGCGCCGTTTCGTGCACGACCAGCACGACACCTACTTCTCCCGCTTCGCCGACCGCGATGTGCTGCACGACGCGTTCCTCGCGTCGGTGTCCAACGACATCCGCGCGCACGCGCCCGCCATCGCCCAGCCGACGCTGCTGGTGGCCGCCGTGCAGGACGACATCACCTCGATCGAGGCCGAGCGGCACCTGGTGACGCTGTTCCCGGACGCGCAGCTGGTCGAGATCGACGGCGTCGGGCACCTCATCCACTACGAGACGCCGCAGCCGGCGGCCGAGGCCATCAGGCGCTTTCTGCAGCCTTCCGACGACGGTACGCGTTGACGTTCATGCGATTGCCGCAGTTGCCGGTGTCGCAGTAGCGCTTCGAGCCGTTCTTGGAGTAGTCGATGTACACCGAGAGGCAGTCGTCGGCTGAGCATTCCCGCACCCGTTCATAGGCGTCGGAGCGGATTATGTCGACGAACGCCATCGCCGTCTCCACCAGGATGCGCGTGGCGAACGGCGCCTCGTCCCCGGCGGCGTGGATGTGCCAGTCGTAGCCTTCGTGGATCACCAGCTGCGGCAGGGCGTGACCATCGCGCAGCATGGCGTTGACGAGGGGGACCGCCCCTGCCCGATCGGTCAGCCACAGCGCGCGCAGCCGGGGGCGGATGCCGCGCACGGCATCCACTTCGCGCTGGTCGTGGGTGAACGACCCGGTGTAGGGGTGCACGGCGAGGAACCGCTGCAGATCCTCCCGGGTTTCGAGTCGGTCCGTGCCGTCGACGTCGGTTTCGGGCATGGTGTTGACCAGGTCGACCGCCGCCGCGAGGGCCAGCGTGGTGTCACGAGCGAAAAGCATGTTGACCCCTGACGTGGGTAGGGCGTACCGTCACCAGTGAACCACACGACACTCCTGACAGGCCAGGCGCGCAATGACCACATCCACTGTTGCATCCTCGCTCGCCGTCGCGGGGACGCCACGCGTCGCGACGTCGGGGCTGATCATGGCCGTGACCTCGGCTTTCGCCTTCTCCTCGAGCGGACCGCTGGTGAAGCCGCTGCTGGAGGCGGGGTGGTCCCTGGGGGCCGCGCTGCTGGTGCGCATGGGGCTGGCCGGGCTCATCCTGTCCCCGGCGCTGGTGCGGGCGATCCGTCGGGAGCGCGGATTCCTCCGCCGCCACGGCGGCATCGTCGTCGCCTTCGGGCTGACCGCGGTCGCCGGCTGTCAGCTGTTCTACTTCGGCGCCATGCAGCGGATGCCGGTGGCCGTGGCCCTGCTCATCCAGTACATCGCGCCCGTGCTGCTGGTCGGCTGGGTATGGCTGCGCACGCGGCGGGCACCGTCCGCTCTGGTCATCGGCGGGTCGGTCGTCGCGATGGCGGGACTCGTGCTCGTGGTGGACCTCACCGGCGCGCGTTTCGACCTGCTCGGCACGCTGCTGGCGCTGTGCGCCGCGGTGTGTGCGGCGGCGTACTTCGCGATCGCCGAGCGCAGTGGCGACCGGCTCCCGCCGCTGGCCCTCGCCGCCGGCGGGCTGCTGACCGGCACCGCCCTCGTCGGCGTGCTGCTGCTGACGGGCATCCTGCCCTTCGCCGCGCCCGCCGTGACGGTCGTGGTGGCAGGGATGGCGTTGCCGTGGTGGGTCCCGCTCGGCTGGGTGGCCGCGCTCGGCACGACCGTCGGCTACGCCCTGGGGGTCATGGCCGTGCCGCGGACCGGCGCGCGCGTGGCGTCGTTCGTCGGTCTGTCCGAGGTGCTGTTCACGCTGATGCTCGCCTGGCTGCTCCTGGGCGAGGCGCCCGCGCCGGTGCAGTTCGTCGGGGGCGCGCTGGTGCTCACCGGTGTGGTGCTGGTGCGGATGGATGCCGCGGCGCCCGCGTCACCGGCATCCGCTGCCGTCTCGTCGCCCGCGTCGCCCAAGAGCGTCGCCGCGGGCTCGCCCGTCCTCTAACCCGCGCCCCGGGCACGAGGAGGGCCTCGCCTGTCACATACCGGGATTCGTGACAGGGGAGCGGGCGGGATGCCGCGGCGTCGCGGCGGCCGCGGCGGCCGCGCGGCGCGGCATCCGTGTGCCACAGTTTCGGAGAACTGCGGTTCTTCGGAGGGATTCGGGCTGTGGGCTCCGAAGTTGTGTAGATCCCCGAAGACGTGGCGCGGGCGCGTCAGCCCTGCTGGCCCGCCAGCGCCATGAGCGGGCGCACCCGGAAGCCGATGACCTCGTCCATGACGAGGGATGTCTCGGTGCGCTCAACCCCGTCGATGCCGAGGATGCGGGCGTCGATGTCGAACAGGTGCTGGGTGTCGCGTGCCGCGACCCGGACGACCAGATCCACCTGACCGCTCACGCCGTGCGCCTGGATCACTTCGGGGATGTCGGCGAGGTGCTGGGTGATCTGCGGGAGATCCGGCTGCCGTACGACGACCTCGAGCAGCGCCTCGATCGGGTAACCCAGGGCGTGCGGGGCGATCGCCCGCTCGTACGAGAGGAACACCCCGGCGCGGTCGAGCTTGGACATCCGTGCCTGTACTGTGTTGCGCGACAGGCTGAGGCGGTCCGCCAGGGCCACGACAGTGGCGCGCGGATCGTCGGCGAGGGCGTCCAAAAGGGCGAGGTCGACATGGTCGAGAGCAGTCATACTGCTCAACGGTAGCACGGGTGTGTGCGCATAAAATGCGCAACATGCTCAAGATTGACCGGGATGCTTGAGCTAGGTGCTCGTGCGACGTACGCTCACCGCAGTCGGCGACGAGGCCGGCGCACACGCGACGGCGTCCTCACGAGGGACGCCGGGACGGAGGCGACGATGGCGTATCCCCCGAGCACAGCGGCCCAGCCCGCAACCGATGTCGGAAGTGTAGCCCGGCTGATCACGCCCGACGGCGAGCGCGTCTCGGATCCGGCACTCGATCGCTGGGCGACAGACGTCGACGACGCGCTGCTGTCGGACCTCTACCGCGACATGGTGCGCACCCGACGCCTCGACACCGAGGGCGTGGCGCTGCAGCGGCAGGGGCAACTCGGGCTGTGGGCACCGAGCCTGGGTCAGGAGGCCGCACAGGTCGGCACGGCGCGCGCCCTGCGCGGGAGTGACTTCGTATTCCCGAGCTACCGGGAGCTGGGCGTGCAGCTGGTGCGGGGGGCGACCCCCACCCAGCTGATCCAGGTCTGGCGCGGCGAAGAGCAGTCGATGGGCGACCCGTTCGCCCGCGGCACGGCAGGTCCTCAGATCATCATCGGCGCGCAGACCCTGCATGCCGTCGGCTACGCGATGGGCATCCAGCGCTCCGCCCGGCCCGACGGCGCGCGAGCGGACGATGTCGCGGTGGCGTACTTCGGGGACGGGGCGTCCAGCCAGGGCGATGTCAACGAGGCGATGGTGTTCGCGGCATCCTTCGGCGCGCCCGTCGTCTTCGTGTGCTGCAACAACCAGTGGGCCATCTCCGAGCCGGTCGCGGTGCAATCGCGGTTCCCGCTGGCCAGGCGCGCACCCGCGTTCGGCATCCCGAGCCTGCGTATCGACGGCAACGACGTGCTGGCCGGCTTCGCGGCGATGCGGTGGGCACTGGAGCGCGCCCGCAGCGGCGCCGGTCCCGCCTACATCGAGGCGGTGACCTACCGCATGGGTCCCCACACCACCGCTGACGACCCCACCCGCTATCGCGACCCTGCCGAGCTGGAACTGTGGCGCGGGCGCGATCCGCTCACCCGCGTCGAGACGCTGCTGCGCGCACGAGGCGCGCTGGACGATGCCGCCGCCGCCGATATCGCCGCGGAGGCCGACCACCTGGCCGCGCAGATGCGCGCTGCCTGCCTGTCGTACCGCACCCGGGAGCCGCTGACGATCTTCGACGAGGTGTACGCCGAGCCGCACACCGGGCTGGAGCGTCAGCGCCGCGCCTATGCCGCCTATCTCGCCGGATTCGAGGAGGACCAGCGATGACCGAACTCACGATGGCCAAGGCCCTCAACGCCGCGCTGGATCGCGTGCTGACCGACGACCCGGCCGTGCTGCTGCTGGGCGAGGACATCGGTGCGCTCGGCGGCGTCTTCCGGGTGACCGACGGCTTGCTGGCCGGCCACGGCGCCGCGAGGGTGATCGATACGCCGCTGGCCGAATCCGGCATCATGGGCGCCGCGGTCGGCATGGCGTTCCGCGGGTTCCGCCCGGTGGTCGAGCTGCAGTTCGACGGGTTCGTGTACCCCGCCTTCGACCAGATCGTGTGCCAGGTCGCCAAGATGCACTATCGCACGCGTGGGGCGGTGCGGATGCCGCTGACGGTGCGCGTGCCCTGGGCCGGCGGTGTCGGGGCCGCCGAGCACCACTCCGAGTCACCGGAGGCGTACTTCGTGCACACCTCGGGGCTGCGTGTGGTCGCCGTGTCGAACCCGGCGGACGCCTATCTGATGCTGCGGCAGGCGATCGCCTCCGACGACCCGGTCGTTTTTTTCGAACCGAAGCGGCTTTATCACGCCAAGGGCGAGGTCGACCTCGACGCGGACCTGGCCGACGCCCCGCCGATGGGCCTGGCGCGGATCGTCCGGGAGGGGACGGATGCCACGATCGTCACCTACGGCGCACAGGTCACCACTGCACTGCAGGCGGCCACGGCCGCGGAGGACGACGGGCTGTCGCTGGAGGTGATCGACCTGCGATCGCTGTCGCCGGTGGACTACGACACCGTCGCGGCATCCGTGCGCAAGACCGGACGCGTCGTGATCACCCACGAGGCGCCGGGGGAGGCCGGCGTCGGCGCGGAGGTGTCCGCCGGCATCACCGAGCGCTGCTTCCACCACCTCGAGGCGCCGCCGGTGCGGGTCACCGGGCACGACATCCCCTACCCGCCGGCGAAGCTCGAGCGACACCACCTGCCGGACCTCGACCGCATCCTCGACGCCGTGGACCGGGTGCTACAGCGGCCCAACAGCCTCACCGGGGTGGAGCTGTGATCGCCGAGTTCCGGCTGCCGGATCTGGGTGAAGGCCTGCCGGAGGCGGAGCTGGTGACCTGGCTCGTGGCGGAGGGTGACGAGGTGACGCTGAACCAGACCCTCGCGGAGGTGGAGACCGCCAAGGCCATTGTGGAGCTGCCCTCGCCGCACGCGGGGCGCATCGCGGCGCTGCACGCGGCACCCGGCGAGGTGATCGCCGTGGGCAGCGTGATCGTCTCGGTCGAGGTCACGACCCAGACCGACGCGCTCGCCGAAGCGACCCCGGCGCCCCAACCGGAGACCGCCGAACCCGCGCCCGCCGCGCATCTGGTCGGCTACGGCGCCGCACCGCCATCCTCCGGCCGCCCGCAACGCCGCAGGCGCACCATCCGCACAGCAGTCGCCGCCGACGCCGATGTACTGCAGGCGGCGCCGCACGATGCCGTCCGCACCCTGGAATCTGAGCACCCGCACGGCGAGCGCCCCCGCTCCACTCCGCCGGTGCGCCGGCTGGCCAGGGAACTCGGCGTCGATCTGGCACAGGTGACCCCCACCGGAGCCGAGGGCCTGGCAACCCGCGCCGACGTCGAGGCGTTCGCGCGGCACGCAGATACACCGCCCCCGGCGACCGAGGGCGAGGTCACCCGCATCCCCGTCCGCGGCATCCGTCGTCACACCGCCGAGGCAATGGTGCGCAGCGCCTTCACGGCGCCCCACGCCACCGTCTTTCTCACCGTCGACGTGACCGAGACGATGCGGCTGCTCGCCTCGCTGCGCGAGGACCGGCAGCTGACCGGCCACCGCATCGGCATTCTCGCCGTCGTCGCCAAGGCGGTGTGCCTCGCACTGCCGCGGCATCCGATGCTCAACGCCCGCTGGGAGGGCGAGGAGATCGTGCTGTTCCACCGGGTGCACCTGGGCATCGCCGCGGCGACCGACCGGGGGCTCCTGGTGCCGAACGTGAAGGATGCCGGCACCCTCACGCTGGTCGAACTCGCCGACGCGATCACGCAGCTGACCGAGACCGCGCGTGCCGGCCGTACGGCGCCGGCTGCACTGGCGGGCGGGACGTTCTCGATCACCAACATGGGCGTGTTCGGAGTGGATGCCGGCACCCCGATCCTCAATCCGGGTGAGGCGGGGATCCTGGCGCTGGGCACCGTGCGACGCACCCCGTGGGAGCACGACGGGCAGATCGCGCTGCGTGACGTGCTGACCCTCAGCCTGTCCTTCGACCACCGGCTCGTCGACGGCGAGCAGGGTGCGCGGTTCCTGGCGGAGGTGGGCGCGCTGCTGCGGGAGCCGGGCCGGGCGATGCTGGTCGCGTGACCTGCTGCGAGCCGGGGGAGTGCGGCCGTCCTCAGGCGGTGAGGCTGGCGCGCGCCATCTCGCGCAGGATGCCTCGCACATCTGCGTCCGCGGAACCGTCACGGGCGGCCTGCAGGCTGTGGGGCGTGGAGTTGATGAGTCCGAAGCAGGCATGCGCGCGCACCCGCTGGTCGGCGGCCGACGGCGACGGCCGGCGGCGCGAGAGCACCTCGACCCACAGCTCGACGTATTCGCGCTGCAGGCGACGCACGGTGTGGAGGTCGGCCTCGCCGAGGCTGGCCAGCTCCCGGTCCTGCACGCGGATGACGTCCGCCGACGACAGCGCGAAGTCCACATGGAACGCGATGAGCGCATCCAGCGCCTCGTCGGGGGTTCCGCCTGCGGCGACCACCTCGCGGCCGCCCTCGAGCAGGGTGCGGCTCACTCCCACCAGGATCTCGCCCAGCAGAGCCTGCTTGTTGGGGAAATGCCGGTACACGGCCGGGCCGGAAAAGCCGACGGCCGTGCCCAGATCCTCCAGACTCACCCCGGCGAACCCGCGGTCGGCGAACAGCCGAGCGGCCTCGCGCACGAGCGCCGCCTGGCGGTCCGCCTTCGCGCGGTCGCGGTGGGTCGGTCCCGTTGCCATCTCAGTTAATCCTCGCTAACCTGAAGTCTCGGTTAGGGACAACTAACCACGTGCCTCGCCCGCCTCACAAGCGGGTGTGACGCGATCGTGACGTCGACGGAGACAGCATGAGCGCACCGGTCGCCGAACCCACTCAGCGGGAACTCGCGGAAAGCCTGCGCACGCGCCTCGCCGCCGTGGCCGCCGGCGGGGGAGACGCGGCACGGGAACGGCATCGTGCCCGCGGCAAACTGCTGCCCCGGGAGCGGATCACGCGCCTGCTCGACGAGGGCAGCGCGTTCCTGGAACTGGCTCCGCTGGCGGCAGAAGGACTCTACGACGCTCAGGCGCCCGCCGCCGGCGTCGTCGCAGGGATCGGCCTGGTGCAGGGCCGTCAGGTGATGGTGATCTGCAACGATGCCACCGTCAAGGGCGGCACGTATTACCCCCTCACCGTCAAGAAGCACCTGCGCGCGCAGGAGGTCGCGTTGGAGAACCGGCTGCCCTGCATCTACCTCGTCGACTCCGGCGGGGCCTACCTGCCGATGCAGGACGAGGTGTTCCCCGACCGCGACCACTTCGGCCGCATCTTCTACAACCAGGCGCGGCTGTCCGCCGCCGGCATCCCGCAGCTGTCGGCGGTGCTCGGATCGTGCACCGCCGGTGGTGCGTATGTGCCGGCGATGAGCGACGAGACCGTCATCGTGCGCGGACAGGGCACGATCTTCCTGGGCGGGCCGCCGCTGGTGAAGGCGGCCATCGGCGAGGTCGTCACGGCGGAGGAGCTGGGCGGGGGAGAACTGCACGCCCGCCGGTCCGGCGTCGCCGATCATCTCGCCGAGGATGACGAGCACGCCCTGGAGATCATCCGCGACATCGTACAGACACTGCCGCCGCCGGCGGACCCCGCGTGGCGGGTGCACGAGCCGGCCGAGCCCCAGGCGCCGGCCGCCGACCTCTACGACATCGTCCCGGTCGACGTGGCCCAGCCCTACGACGCCCGCCAGGTCATCGACCGCATCGTGGACGGCGACAGCGGGCACGAGTTCAAGCGGGAGTACGGCACCCCCCTGATCACGACGTTCGCCCGCATCCACGGTCACCCGGTCGGCATCCTCGCCAACAACGGGGTGCTGTTCGGCGAATCGGCGCTCAAGGGCGCGCACTTCATCGAGCTGTGCGACCAACGAGGCATTCCGCTGGTGTTCCTGCAGAACATCTCCGGGTTCATGGTGGGCCGCGACGCCGAGGCTGCCGGCATCGCCAAGGACGGGGCGAAGATGGTCACCGCGGTCGCCACGACCCGGGTGCCCAAGCTCACCGTCGTGATCGGCGGCTCCTTCGGCGCCGGCAACTACGCCATGTGCGGCCGCGCCTACTCGCCACGGTTCCTGTGGAGCTGGCCGGGCAGCCGCATCTCGGTGATGGGCGGCGCGCAGGCGGCATCCGTGCTCGCCACCGTGAAAGCCGACCAACTCACGGCCCGGGACGAAAGCTGGAGCGCCGAGGACCGCGCCGCCTTCGAAGCACCCGTGCGGGCGCAGTTCGCCCTGCAGAGCGACCCGTATTACGCCACCGCCCGGCTGTGGGACGACGGCATCATCGACCCCGTCGACACCCGCGACGTGCTGGGGCTGGCCCTGGACGTCGTCTCGCGGGTGCCGCTCCCCGACCCCGGCTTCGGCCTGTTCCGGATGTGACATGGACGCGCCCCTGTTCCAGACGGTGCTCGTGGCCAACCGCGGCGAGATCGCGCGGCGGATCATCCGGACGCTGCGCCGTCT is drawn from Microbacterium sp. zg-B96 and contains these coding sequences:
- a CDS encoding dihydrolipoamide acetyltransferase family protein, which produces MIAEFRLPDLGEGLPEAELVTWLVAEGDEVTLNQTLAEVETAKAIVELPSPHAGRIAALHAAPGEVIAVGSVIVSVEVTTQTDALAEATPAPQPETAEPAPAAHLVGYGAAPPSSGRPQRRRRTIRTAVAADADVLQAAPHDAVRTLESEHPHGERPRSTPPVRRLARELGVDLAQVTPTGAEGLATRADVEAFARHADTPPPATEGEVTRIPVRGIRRHTAEAMVRSAFTAPHATVFLTVDVTETMRLLASLREDRQLTGHRIGILAVVAKAVCLALPRHPMLNARWEGEEIVLFHRVHLGIAAATDRGLLVPNVKDAGTLTLVELADAITQLTETARAGRTAPAALAGGTFSITNMGVFGVDAGTPILNPGEAGILALGTVRRTPWEHDGQIALRDVLTLSLSFDHRLVDGEQGARFLAEVGALLREPGRAMLVA
- a CDS encoding DMT family transporter — translated: MTTSTVASSLAVAGTPRVATSGLIMAVTSAFAFSSSGPLVKPLLEAGWSLGAALLVRMGLAGLILSPALVRAIRRERGFLRRHGGIVVAFGLTAVAGCQLFYFGAMQRMPVAVALLIQYIAPVLLVGWVWLRTRRAPSALVIGGSVVAMAGLVLVVDLTGARFDLLGTLLALCAAVCAAAYFAIAERSGDRLPPLALAAGGLLTGTALVGVLLLTGILPFAAPAVTVVVAGMALPWWVPLGWVAALGTTVGYALGVMAVPRTGARVASFVGLSEVLFTLMLAWLLLGEAPAPVQFVGGALVLTGVVLVRMDAAAPASPASAAVSSPASPKSVAAGSPVL
- a CDS encoding thiamine pyrophosphate-dependent enzyme gives rise to the protein MAYPPSTAAQPATDVGSVARLITPDGERVSDPALDRWATDVDDALLSDLYRDMVRTRRLDTEGVALQRQGQLGLWAPSLGQEAAQVGTARALRGSDFVFPSYRELGVQLVRGATPTQLIQVWRGEEQSMGDPFARGTAGPQIIIGAQTLHAVGYAMGIQRSARPDGARADDVAVAYFGDGASSQGDVNEAMVFAASFGAPVVFVCCNNQWAISEPVAVQSRFPLARRAPAFGIPSLRIDGNDVLAGFAAMRWALERARSGAGPAYIEAVTYRMGPHTTADDPTRYRDPAELELWRGRDPLTRVETLLRARGALDDAAAADIAAEADHLAAQMRAACLSYRTREPLTIFDEVYAEPHTGLERQRRAYAAYLAGFEEDQR
- a CDS encoding alpha/beta hydrolase — encoded protein: MAAAHPYAQSLARIPVRRHEVPVQGGVTAYWEYGPADAEQTIVAVHGFRGEHHGLEPVVAHLDGIRILMPDLPGFGETAPLPHRRHDLAAYAQWLTDFVAATAPGAVILGHSFGSIVVAAAVAGGLATPRVILVNPIGAPALEGPRGILTRLAVFYYFAGAKLPKSLGSALLRSRLIVRVMSMSMAKTRDKALRRFVHDQHDTYFSRFADRDVLHDAFLASVSNDIRAHAPAIAQPTLLVAAVQDDITSIEAERHLVTLFPDAQLVEIDGVGHLIHYETPQPAAEAIRRFLQPSDDGTR
- a CDS encoding type B 50S ribosomal protein L31, which codes for MKTDIHPDYRPIVFRDLGSGDLFLTRSTVTSDKTVEFEGTEYPVIDVEISSASHPFYTGKQRIMDSAGRVEKFNQRFKNFGTK
- a CDS encoding TetR/AcrR family transcriptional regulator, whose product is MATGPTHRDRAKADRQAALVREAARLFADRGFAGVSLEDLGTAVGFSGPAVYRHFPNKQALLGEILVGVSRTLLEGGREVVAAGGTPDEALDALIAFHVDFALSSADVIRVQDRELASLGEADLHTVRRLQREYVELWVEVLSRRRPSPSAADQRVRAHACFGLINSTPHSLQAARDGSADADVRGILREMARASLTA
- a CDS encoding Lrp/AsnC family transcriptional regulator, producing the protein MTALDHVDLALLDALADDPRATVVALADRLSLSRNTVQARMSKLDRAGVFLSYERAIAPHALGYPIEALLEVVVRQPDLPQITQHLADIPEVIQAHGVSGQVDLVVRVAARDTQHLFDIDARILGIDGVERTETSLVMDEVIGFRVRPLMALAGQQG
- a CDS encoding CGNR zinc finger domain-containing protein — protein: MLFARDTTLALAAAVDLVNTMPETDVDGTDRLETREDLQRFLAVHPYTGSFTHDQREVDAVRGIRPRLRALWLTDRAGAVPLVNAMLRDGHALPQLVIHEGYDWHIHAAGDEAPFATRILVETAMAFVDIIRSDAYERVRECSADDCLSVYIDYSKNGSKRYCDTGNCGNRMNVNAYRRRKAAESA
- a CDS encoding alpha-ketoacid dehydrogenase subunit beta — its product is MTELTMAKALNAALDRVLTDDPAVLLLGEDIGALGGVFRVTDGLLAGHGAARVIDTPLAESGIMGAAVGMAFRGFRPVVELQFDGFVYPAFDQIVCQVAKMHYRTRGAVRMPLTVRVPWAGGVGAAEHHSESPEAYFVHTSGLRVVAVSNPADAYLMLRQAIASDDPVVFFEPKRLYHAKGEVDLDADLADAPPMGLARIVREGTDATIVTYGAQVTTALQAATAAEDDGLSLEVIDLRSLSPVDYDTVAASVRKTGRVVITHEAPGEAGVGAEVSAGITERCFHHLEAPPVRVTGHDIPYPPAKLERHHLPDLDRILDAVDRVLQRPNSLTGVEL
- a CDS encoding carboxyl transferase domain-containing protein, which translates into the protein MSAPVAEPTQRELAESLRTRLAAVAAGGGDAARERHRARGKLLPRERITRLLDEGSAFLELAPLAAEGLYDAQAPAAGVVAGIGLVQGRQVMVICNDATVKGGTYYPLTVKKHLRAQEVALENRLPCIYLVDSGGAYLPMQDEVFPDRDHFGRIFYNQARLSAAGIPQLSAVLGSCTAGGAYVPAMSDETVIVRGQGTIFLGGPPLVKAAIGEVVTAEELGGGELHARRSGVADHLAEDDEHALEIIRDIVQTLPPPADPAWRVHEPAEPQAPAADLYDIVPVDVAQPYDARQVIDRIVDGDSGHEFKREYGTPLITTFARIHGHPVGILANNGVLFGESALKGAHFIELCDQRGIPLVFLQNISGFMVGRDAEAAGIAKDGAKMVTAVATTRVPKLTVVIGGSFGAGNYAMCGRAYSPRFLWSWPGSRISVMGGAQAASVLATVKADQLTARDESWSAEDRAAFEAPVRAQFALQSDPYYATARLWDDGIIDPVDTRDVLGLALDVVSRVPLPDPGFGLFRM
- a CDS encoding 3'-5' exonuclease; translation: MTMWQPEPLLDFPEPERIPAWTRLVGVFDLETTGVDVETDRIVTAHVGVIDGSGAVVHARDWIADPGVEIPEGATAVHGITTAHARAEGRAAPEVVADVVAALRGLFAAGIPVVAYNACYDFSLLKHEAVRHGIRPLKTPGPVIDPLVVDKAHDRFRRGKRTLEAVAAHYAVPLEGAHDACADAVAAGRVAQALAERFGAQLPPTAQELHTLQIAWARAQAASLTEYFVKIGRLDADDKLDGSWPVR